GGGCCATGGAGGAATACGGAGCGCGCTACATCCGCGGCCGCGTGGCCATGGTCTACCCCAAGGGCGACAAGCTCATGGTGCGCGGGGCCGACACCCTGGCCGGAACCCAGGTCGAGATCGAAGCCGACTTAGTCGTCCTGGCCGCCGGAGCCGAAGCCGCCAAGGGCGCGCCGCAGCTGGCCGAAAAGCTGCGCATCTCGTATGACAAATACGGCTTTTTCATGGAAAGCCATCCCAAATTGAAGCCCGTGGAGACCAACACCGCCGGCGTCTATCTGGCCGGTTCCTGCCAAGGCCCCAAGGACATTCCCCAGTCCGTTGGCCAGGGCAGCGCCGCCGCCGCCAAGGTGCTGGCCCTGTTCTCCAAGGACATGCTGGAAAGCGACCCGCAGATCTCGCGCGTGGACATCAAGCGCTGCGTGGGTTGCGGCAAGTGCATCATGACCTGCCCGTTCAAGGCCATCAAGGAAGTCGAATTCCGGGGCCAGAAAAAGGCCGAGGTCATCGAGACCGTGTGCCAGGGCTGCGGCATCTGCACCTCGACCTGTCCCCAGGGGGCTATCCAGCTGTCGCACTTCACGGACAACCAAATCCTCGCGGAGGTCAACGCCTTATGCCAGTCCTGACCGGCAAGGAACTGCGGATCGTCGGATTCCTGTGCAACTGGTGCTCCTACGGCGGCGCGGATACGGCAGGCGTTGGACGCTTCAACCAGCCCACCGACCTGCGGATCATCCGCGTGCCCTGCTCGGGCCGCATCGATCCCCTGTTCATCGCCAAAACCCTGATAGGCGGCGCTGACGGCGTGCTGGTCTCCGGCTGCCACCCGCGCGACTGCCACTACGCCGAAGGCAACTTCTACGCCCGTCGGCGTCTGGAAGTCCTCAAGCGCTTTCTGCCTATCCTCGGCATCGACCCGGGCCGGTTCGACTACACCTGGGTCTCGGCCTCGGAAGGCCAGCGGTGGCAGAAAGTGGTGACCGTGTTCACTGAACAGATTCACGCCCTGGGACCGGCGCCGCGCTTTGATGCCGTGGCTCCGGAACTTTTGGCCAAGGTCGCCGGGGCCATCAGCCAAGGAGGCAACCGTGTCGCGGCTTGAGGAACTCAAAACCCGCATCAAGGAGGCCCTGCCCGGCCTTGAATGCGTCATCGGTTGGCAAAAGGGCTACGACGCCCTGCACAACACCCCGCTGTTCATGCGAAGCGATGCCGACGTGGACAAGCTCGAGTGGGGCGCGCTCAATGTCCACAACCCCGCCGTCTACCTGCCGACCATGGCCGGCAAGAAGGTCGGCGTGGTGGTCAAGGGCTGCGATTCGCGCTCTGTGGTGGAACTGCTTCAGGAAAAACTCATTGACCGCGACAACGTCGTGATCTTCTCCACCGGCTGCGACGGCGTGGTGGATCTCTCCAAGGTCAAGGCCAAACTGGTTGCGGCCGGGGTTTCGGCCGGCAACGCCGAAAAGGTGGTCACTGACGGCAAGACCGTCGCAGTCACTGCCGGCGGCCAGACCGTGGCCATGGCCATGGCCGACGTGGCGGCCGACAAGTGCCTGCGCTGCCAGTTCCCCAACGCCGTGCTGGCCGACGTCTTTGTCGGCGACCCGGCCCCGCAGCCTACGGCCAGCCCGAGCGGCAACGCCGACCTCGACGCCCTGGACGCCATGAGCGTGGCCGACCGCATGGCCTTTTGGCGCTACCACATGGACCGCTGCATCCGCTGCTACGCCTGCCGCAATGCCTGCCCCATGTGCGTGTGCCGCGACCACTGCATCGCCCAGAGCCGGGAACCGCATTGGCTGTCCCAGGACGATTCGACGACGGAAAAGCTCATGTTCCAGGTCGTCCACGCCATGCACTTGGCCGGGCGCTGTACGGAATGCGGCGAATGCCAGCGGGCCTGCCCCATGGATATTCCGGTTTTGGCCCTGAAAAAGCATTTGAACCGCACCATCCACGACCTGTTCGATTACCAGGCCGGCGTCGATGTGGCTGCCATCCCGCCGCTTTTGCAGTTCAAGCTCGAGGAAGACAACATCAAGGAGCGAGGCTGGTAATGGCCGCCAAATACATCTCCCGGGAAAAACTCCCCGAGTGGCTCAAGGCCCTGGCTGCCGAACGCCGGGTGCTCGTCCCCGTCGAGGAAGGCGGCAGCGTGGTGTTTCGGGCCTACGATCCGGCCAAAACGCCGGTCTTCGGCTCAGACGCCACCGCCCCGCCCAAGGGTTCCATCTTCCCTGCCAGCCAGGAGCTTTTCAGCTTTGCCTGCGGCAAGGAAGGCGAGGACGTCAAACCCACCCTGACCCTCGAAGCCCATACCGAGGCCCAGCCCACGGTCGTCTTCGGGTCCAAACCCTGCGGCGCACGCGGATTCCTGATCTTCGACCGCGTCTACATGGGCAAGAAGTACCCTGATCCGTATTACATCGCCGCCCGCGAAGCCACGGTGTTTGTCACCATGGCCTGCGACACGGTGGAAAACACCTGCTTTTGCCACTGGGTGGGGTCCGGCCCGGCCGACGCCGCCGGTTCCGACCTGCTTTTGACCCCGGTTGCGGGCGGTTATCTGGTCGAAGCGGTCAGCGACAAGGGCGCGCCGTTTCTCGACAGCCCGGTCCTGACCGACGGCTCGGCCAAGACGGCCGAGGCCGAAGCGGTCAAGACCAAGACCCGTGAGGCCCTGGGCGAGGCTCCGGACATCGCCAATGCGCCGGCCGCGTTGCTTGAGCGGTTTGACGACATGGAGTTCTGGCGCGACCAGTCGGACAAATGCATCAGCTGCGGGGCCTGCACCTACCTGTGCCCCACCTGCTACTGCTTCTCCATCACCGACGAAGGGTCCGGCCTGGCCGGCAAGCGCCTGCGCTCCTGGGACGCCTGCATGCACTTCCAGTTCACCCTGGAAGCCTCGGGCCACAACCCCCGGCCGACCAAGGCCCATCGCTTGAAAAACCGCGTTGGCCACAAGTTCAGCTATTATCCGACCCTGCATGATGGGTTGATCGCCTGTTGCGGCTGCGGCCGGTGCGTGAAAAGCTGCCCGGTTTCCGTGGATATCCGCGAAATCGTGCAAAACGCCGTCGCCAAGGCCAAGGCCTAGAGGTGTCCAGATGACCGATCCGTTCAATCCCTATCTGCCGGAAGTGGCCACCATCCTGGAGACCGTCCAGGAGACGCATAACATCATGACCTTCCGGGTGCGCTTCGACGATGAAGCCAAGATGGCCGCGTTCAAATTCGGACCCGGCCAGGTCGGGCAGCTCTCGGCCCCGGGCATCGGCGAATCCACCTTTGTCATCAACTCGCCCCCCACCCGCATGGACTACCTCCAGTTCTCGGTCATGCGCACCGGCGAAGTGACTTCCAAGCTGCACAACCTCGTGGCCGGCGACAAGGTCGGCGTGCGGGCTCCCCTGGGCAAGCCCTTCCCGGTCGAAGACATGAAGGGCAAGGACATCGTGTTCGTCGGCGGCGGCATCGGCATGGCCCCGCTGCGCACGCTGTTCCTGTACATGCTCGACAACCGGGCCGACTTCGGCAAGATCCGCCTGCTCTACGGCGCGCGTTCGCCGCTGGACATGGCCTTTTCCGCCGAGCTGCCCGAGTGGACCTCGCGCAAGGATATCGAAACCACGCTGACCATCGACCGCGAGGCCGACGGCTGGGAACACAAGGTGGGCCTTATCCCCAACGTGCTCCTGGAAATGGCTCCTTCGGCCGAGAACTGCGTGGCCATCACCTGCGGTCCGCCGATCATGATCAAGTTCACCCTGGAAGCGCTCAAAAAGCTCAACTTCCCGGATGAGCAGATTCTGACCACCTTGGAAAAACGCATGAAATGCGGCATCGGCATCTGCGGCCGGTGCAACATCGGCACGAGCTACGTCTGCGTGGACGGACCGGTGTACACCTACGCCCAGCTCAAGGCCCTGCCCAACGAATTATAAAAAAATCGCGCACGACGCATAGGCCCGGGAGAGTGCCCACTCCCCCATCCAGGGGGTCCGGGGGGGATGATCCCCCCCGGCCGCCGGAGGCATCTTACAAGGAGACGCACATGGCACGCTTTTTCAGCGCCAGCGACATCGTCGGCACGGCCATTGAGATTGAGCGTCGCGGCCGCAATGTTTACATCAAGTCCGCTGCCGCCGCGAAGAATCCGGACGTCAAAAAGTTCCTGGAATTCTTTGCCGGCGAGGAAGCCCGCCACTTGGCCATCTTCGAGGGCATGGCCGGACGCATCGACAAGATCGAGCTCCCGGCCGGCAGCAACGAGGAAGAATACATGGAGTATGTCCAGGCCCTGCTCGACTCCCACGCGCTGTTTTGCGGCGGAGCCCCCGAGAAAGACCTGGCCGACGCCGCCGACGCCGTTGCCGCCATCGAACTGGCCTCGCGCTTCGAGAAAGACACCATCCTCTACTTTCGGGAGATGATGGATCTTATGCCGGAGGCCGAGTCCGGCATCGTCAAGCAGGTTCTCGACGAGGAACGCGGCCACCTGCGCCAGTTGCGCGGGATGCTCGCCACCCTGCGTCGCAACGCCTAACCCGCACGTGGGGCGGCCGGCCGGCCGGCCGCCCCGTTTCCTGCAATCCGGCGCTGCCGCCGGCCTGCCCGCGCGGACAGGGACAACCGCTTCGAGCCAGGGGGAAGACGACCATGTACCACGATGAGATCGGCTTCGACGCCATGACCCTGACCAGCCCCCTGGACAGCGCCTCCGAAGCCCGGGCTGCCGACGGCCTGGAACAGGGGTTGGCCGCCCGTCTGCTTGGCCTCGTGTTGGCCTCGGACCTGTTTGCCGCCCGCACCTGCTCTCCGAGGCTTTGGCAGGAAAACCTGCCGCTTACCGCCTGCTGGCCCGGCGCGACCCTGCGCGCCAGCGGCGAACGCCTGGACCAGGACGACCTCGACGCCTTTCTGGGCTGTCTGCTCCTGGCCTGGCGCAGCCAGACCCGGGGCTCGGCCCGCTTCGCCCTGCGCGACCTGGCCCGCCTGATCCGGCCCAAGGCCCGGCGTTTCGACGCCAGACGCCTGGAACGCTCGCTGTGGCGGCTGGCCGCCGCCCGCATCGACATCGAAGACGCTGCCGGCAGCTATGTCCTGCAAGTCCGCCTGCTCAACACGCTCCTGTGCGACCGGGCCGCCGGCCTGTGCGCCCTGGACGTCAGCCCCCGGATGTTGGCCGCCTTTGACGACGCCCAGCGCATCGAACGCCTGCTGGCCGCCCGCGGTCCCCTTGGCAGCGACGGCTTCACCCGGTGGCTGGCTGCCTTTCTGTCCCACGGTCCGGCCGCGCTGCGCCTGGATTTTGCCGCCCTGCGCCGCCTCTCGGGATTGACCCGGCAGCCCATGGCCGCGTTTCGCATCCGCGCAGTGGCCGCCCTGCAGGATTTTCTGGACCTCGGGGCCATTGCGGCCATAGAGTCTGCCGGTCCCGATCGGCTGATCGTCTCCCGGCCCGTGGCCCGTGGCGAAGAACCGGCCTGCCTGCTTCTGTCATAGCGGCCGTTTTCCATGGACGGCACCATGTCTGCGGCAGCAGGAGGGGATGAAAAATCCCGGGACGCAACAGACCAACCGGCCATAACCAGGGTCCAGGACCGGCTGTTGCCCGGCTCCAGACACTCCATGCCGTTTCGGCGGCTCACCCTTGACGTGGCCCGCGACGGCCGTGAATCGTTCATGACGCCCTCGCGGTTGCGGACCCCCTTGCCCAGACGTTCCCTGGAACCCCACACCGGCGATGCCCTGCCCCAACCTCCGTCTCTGGAAGACCTGATCGGCATCGAGCACAGCAAGCTCGGGTTTTATCAGGAACTGCGCCAGAAGGTGGAGGAACTCAAGGACGCCCACCAGGAATCGGAATTGCGCCGCCAGGAGATTGCCGCCATCCTCGACGGCATCACCGACATCATGATGGTGCTCACCAAGGACCTGCGTATTATTTCCGTCAACCACGTCTTTCACGAACTCTTCGACGTGCCCCGCCCCGAAGGGCAGCACTGCTACAAACTGTTCCGGCAAAGCGCCAAGCCCTGCCCCGAATGCCCGGCCCATCGCTCGTTCCGCTCCAATGCCGTTTGCCGCTGCATGGGCACCTTTAAAATCCACGGCGTGGCCCGGCGCTTTGAAATGGTGGCTTCGCCCATCCACAATCCCGACAGCCCGGAATCGCGCATCCTCATCTTCAAGCGCGATGTGACCATGGAGCACGAATACCAGGCCAACTATTATCAGGCCGAAAAAATGGCCACCATCGGGATGCTGGCCGCCGGCGTGGCCCACGAAATCAACAACCCCCTGACGGCGGTGTACGGGCTGGCCGAGGGCATCCGCCGCCGCCTGCCGTCCATCGAGTCGGCCGTTGACGGCGAACTCTACGACGACGTGGCCGAATACACCGAAACCATCCTCATGGAATGCCGCCGCTGCCGCGACATCGTGCGTTCCATGCTGTCCTTTTCCCGGCCGCACACCCTGGCCTTTTCGCCGGTCAGCTTAAACGAAGTGGTCGTTGACACGCTCAATATCTTAAAGCGCCGCCTGGACGAATGCGCCGCCGCCGGCCTGCGCCTCACCGTCAACATCCACCAGGGCCTGCCCACCGTGCCCGGCGACGAGGCCCAGCTCAAGCAGGTCCTGCTCAACTTGCTCGTCAACTCCATGGACGCCGTGGAGGGCGACGGCGAAATCACCATCACCACGCATCCGGAAAACGACAACACCGTCAACCTCTCGGTGGAAGACACCGGACGCGGGATCCCGCCGGAGAATATGGACAAGCTTTTCAACCCCTTTTTCACGACCAAGCCCGTGGGCAAGGGTCTGGGCATCGGCCTTTCCACCTGCTACAGCATCGTGCGCGAACACCACGGGGTCATCGAAGTGGCCAGCGAAGTCGGCATTGGCACGCACTTTACCGTGAAACTCCCCCTGGATAGCGGGCATCCCAGTGAATAGTTCTTATTGTGTCCTTGTGGTCGACGACGAACCGTCCATCGGCAAGCTCCTGCTCAAGGAACTGACCACCCCGGCCCGGGCCGTCCATGTGGCGGCCTCGGCCCGGGAGGCCAAGGAATTGCTGGCTAAAAACGAATACGAGGTGGCTGTCCTGGACATCCGCCTGCCCGATGCCAACGGCCTGGAGCTCATGGTCGAACTGCGCCAGCGACAGGAAGATTTGGAAACCATCCTCATCACCGGGCACGGGGCCATCGACACCGCGGTCGAGGCCATGAAACTCGGGGCCTTTGACTACGTGACCAAGCCCTTTAATCTGGCCGAACTGGAATTGCTGATCGAACGCGCCTACCAGCGCACCTATCTGCGCCGGGAAAACCGCCGCCTGCGCCATTTCCAGGGCCAGACCCCGCCGGTGCAGCTGGTCGGCAATTCTCCGGCCATCAAGCAGGTGCGCTACCTCATCGAAAAAGTCGCCCCGACCGAAGTGCCGGTCCTCATTACCGGCGAATCCGGAGCTGGCAAGGAAGTGGCCGCCCACCTGATCCAGACCCTGTCCAAACGGGCGGACAAACCGTTTTTTATCAAGAACTGCGCCACCCTCCAAAAAGAACTGGCCCGCAGCGAGCTCTTTGGGCATCTGCGCGGTTCCTTTACCGGCGCAGTGGAGAACAGCGAAGGTTTCATGGCCTTTGCCAACAAGGGAACGCTGTTTCTTGACGAAATCGGCGAACTGCCCATCGAGGTCCAGGCGGCCCTGCTCCGGGTGCTCGAAAACAAGACCTACCGCCGGGTGGGGGAAAAAGAAGAGCGCCGGGTGGATATCCGGCTGGTCTTTGCCACCAACCGCGAGCTGGTCAAGGAAGTGGCCGAGGGCCGCTTTCACGAGGCGCTTTTCCACCGCATCAACGTCTTTAATATCGAGATGCCGTCGCTGCGGGAACGCCGCGAGGACATCCCGCTGTTGGTGGAATTTTTCCTGTCGCGCCTCACCGCCGGACAGGCCCCGTTTCGCATTTCCGACCGGGCCATGAAATGCCTGACCGGCTATGACTGGCCGGGCAATGTGCGCGAACTGCGAAACGTCATGGAACGCTCCATCATCCTGTCGGAAAACAGCCTCATTACCGAACATGCCCTGCCGCGCGAATTCCTGGAACCGGCCCGGGCCGAGGAAGAAATCCTGACCCTGGAGGCCAAGGAGCAGGAGCACATCACCAAGGTCCTCAATTTCTACGACAACAACCGCTCCCTGGCGGCCGAGGCCCTTGGCATCTGTCGCAAGACGCTCTACCGCAAAATCCGCCAGTACAATCTCTTTTAGGGCGTTGCCGGCGACGCCCCTCTGGCGCGACAGCGACAAATACTCTAGCTTCAAGCCGTCGTGACCGGCTTTTGCCGGCTCTGGCCCGTCCTGGCCCAACAGCCGACGGAAACCCTTGCCCTGTGGAGAAGCCATGCCTTGTCTGCTTCGCACTTTTGTCTGCACCGCCGTCCTGGCCCTGGCCCTGGCCGGCCCGGCCCTGGCCAAGAAACAACAGCAGCCCCAGAACATCGATTTCGGCGCCGTCACCTGCAAGGAATTCGTCATGGAAATTGCCGACGCCGATGAAGACTCCGCCGGCATCATCCTCATGTGGCTGGACGGCTACTTAAGCGGCGTCTCCGGCGACACCAAACTCAACTGGAAAACCCTGGAAACCTTCTCCGGCGCGCTCATGGAAGCCTGCGCCAAGAAACCGGGCCAAAAGGTACTCGACGTGGCCAGGGAAGTCGGCATCAACTAGCGGTCGTCCATGGCGTCAGGCCGGCCTGTTCGCCATGATGTCCTGGAGATACTGCGTGCGCTCCCACTCCGTATGGCCTTTGCCCCAGGCCCGGCCCCGGGGCGCATCGCCCGCTCCTGACGCCGCCGTCCCCGCCGCCGTTTTGACTCCGGGGGCGGGCCTGTCCGGCCCCACGACGCCCCCGGCCCGGGAGACCTGCCCGTGAACGCCCCGGCTTCCCTGCTGCGCCGCCTTTTGGCCTCCACCCTGGCCACGGCCACCGCCCTGGTGGCGGTCATGTTGCTGCTGGCCACACTGGGTTTTTATTATTTCGAGCTGCGCCACGACCCCAGCCGGACGCTTTTTGACGCCCTGTGGTGGGCCATGGTCACCCTGTCCACCGTCGGCTACGGGGATATCGTGCCGGTCACCGTGCCGGGGCGCATCATCGGCATGGGCATGATGGGCGCAGGCATCGGCATCATGGCTGCCTTGACCGGCAATCTGGCCTCGGCGCTCATCGAGCGCCGCAACCGCAAACGCCAGGGGTTAGCGCCTGTGAAAACCTCCGGACACTGCCTCGTCCTTGGCTACAACAGCCACGCCGCCGGGCTCATCAAGGCCCTGGCCGCCGCCGCCCCGCCCACCCGGGGGCCGGTGGTGGTCCTCGTGGCCCCGATCACCCCCGAAGCCTTTGCCGAGGCCGCGGCCGACATCGGTCTGGAAAACCGGCTGG
The window above is part of the Desulfovibrio sp. TomC genome. Proteins encoded here:
- a CDS encoding hydrogenase iron-sulfur subunit, which encodes MPVLTGKELRIVGFLCNWCSYGGADTAGVGRFNQPTDLRIIRVPCSGRIDPLFIAKTLIGGADGVLVSGCHPRDCHYAEGNFYARRRLEVLKRFLPILGIDPGRFDYTWVSASEGQRWQKVVTVFTEQIHALGPAPRFDAVAPELLAKVAGAISQGGNRVAA
- a CDS encoding 4Fe-4S dicluster domain-containing protein; amino-acid sequence: MSRLEELKTRIKEALPGLECVIGWQKGYDALHNTPLFMRSDADVDKLEWGALNVHNPAVYLPTMAGKKVGVVVKGCDSRSVVELLQEKLIDRDNVVIFSTGCDGVVDLSKVKAKLVAAGVSAGNAEKVVTDGKTVAVTAGGQTVAMAMADVAADKCLRCQFPNAVLADVFVGDPAPQPTASPSGNADLDALDAMSVADRMAFWRYHMDRCIRCYACRNACPMCVCRDHCIAQSREPHWLSQDDSTTEKLMFQVVHAMHLAGRCTECGECQRACPMDIPVLALKKHLNRTIHDLFDYQAGVDVAAIPPLLQFKLEEDNIKERGW
- a CDS encoding 4Fe-4S dicluster domain-containing protein; its protein translation is MAAKYISREKLPEWLKALAAERRVLVPVEEGGSVVFRAYDPAKTPVFGSDATAPPKGSIFPASQELFSFACGKEGEDVKPTLTLEAHTEAQPTVVFGSKPCGARGFLIFDRVYMGKKYPDPYYIAAREATVFVTMACDTVENTCFCHWVGSGPADAAGSDLLLTPVAGGYLVEAVSDKGAPFLDSPVLTDGSAKTAEAEAVKTKTREALGEAPDIANAPAALLERFDDMEFWRDQSDKCISCGACTYLCPTCYCFSITDEGSGLAGKRLRSWDACMHFQFTLEASGHNPRPTKAHRLKNRVGHKFSYYPTLHDGLIACCGCGRCVKSCPVSVDIREIVQNAVAKAKA
- a CDS encoding FAD/NAD(P)-binding protein — translated: MTDPFNPYLPEVATILETVQETHNIMTFRVRFDDEAKMAAFKFGPGQVGQLSAPGIGESTFVINSPPTRMDYLQFSVMRTGEVTSKLHNLVAGDKVGVRAPLGKPFPVEDMKGKDIVFVGGGIGMAPLRTLFLYMLDNRADFGKIRLLYGARSPLDMAFSAELPEWTSRKDIETTLTIDREADGWEHKVGLIPNVLLEMAPSAENCVAITCGPPIMIKFTLEALKKLNFPDEQILTTLEKRMKCGIGICGRCNIGTSYVCVDGPVYTYAQLKALPNEL
- a CDS encoding ferritin-like domain-containing protein; translated protein: MARFFSASDIVGTAIEIERRGRNVYIKSAAAAKNPDVKKFLEFFAGEEARHLAIFEGMAGRIDKIELPAGSNEEEYMEYVQALLDSHALFCGGAPEKDLADAADAVAAIELASRFEKDTILYFREMMDLMPEAESGIVKQVLDEERGHLRQLRGMLATLRRNA
- a CDS encoding two-component system sensor histidine kinase NtrB, which translates into the protein MSAAAGGDEKSRDATDQPAITRVQDRLLPGSRHSMPFRRLTLDVARDGRESFMTPSRLRTPLPRRSLEPHTGDALPQPPSLEDLIGIEHSKLGFYQELRQKVEELKDAHQESELRRQEIAAILDGITDIMMVLTKDLRIISVNHVFHELFDVPRPEGQHCYKLFRQSAKPCPECPAHRSFRSNAVCRCMGTFKIHGVARRFEMVASPIHNPDSPESRILIFKRDVTMEHEYQANYYQAEKMATIGMLAAGVAHEINNPLTAVYGLAEGIRRRLPSIESAVDGELYDDVAEYTETILMECRRCRDIVRSMLSFSRPHTLAFSPVSLNEVVVDTLNILKRRLDECAAAGLRLTVNIHQGLPTVPGDEAQLKQVLLNLLVNSMDAVEGDGEITITTHPENDNTVNLSVEDTGRGIPPENMDKLFNPFFTTKPVGKGLGIGLSTCYSIVREHHGVIEVASEVGIGTHFTVKLPLDSGHPSE
- a CDS encoding sigma-54-dependent transcriptional regulator, encoding MNSSYCVLVVDDEPSIGKLLLKELTTPARAVHVAASAREAKELLAKNEYEVAVLDIRLPDANGLELMVELRQRQEDLETILITGHGAIDTAVEAMKLGAFDYVTKPFNLAELELLIERAYQRTYLRRENRRLRHFQGQTPPVQLVGNSPAIKQVRYLIEKVAPTEVPVLITGESGAGKEVAAHLIQTLSKRADKPFFIKNCATLQKELARSELFGHLRGSFTGAVENSEGFMAFANKGTLFLDEIGELPIEVQAALLRVLENKTYRRVGEKEERRVDIRLVFATNRELVKEVAEGRFHEALFHRINVFNIEMPSLRERREDIPLLVEFFLSRLTAGQAPFRISDRAMKCLTGYDWPGNVRELRNVMERSIILSENSLITEHALPREFLEPARAEEEILTLEAKEQEHITKVLNFYDNNRSLAAEALGICRKTLYRKIRQYNLF
- a CDS encoding HdeA/HdeB family chaperone produces the protein MPCLLRTFVCTAVLALALAGPALAKKQQQPQNIDFGAVTCKEFVMEIADADEDSAGIILMWLDGYLSGVSGDTKLNWKTLETFSGALMEACAKKPGQKVLDVAREVGIN